The genomic stretch GAGAGCTGTCTTTGAGGGTGTGCAAGACGACAAGCTACTGCGTGGAGCCTCAAAATTTTCAGGATTAAACTATACATAAATAGGGctaataaattatttatcaacttaaatattaattaaataagatctCTATTTCGTCATAAATAAACTATAGCTAATCTATACAGGGTCTTCAAAAACATGAGACAACTCtggtaataattttaatttatattataccAAGTTGAAGATAAGACTTACATTCTCCTCGATGATCCATAACAACAAATGCCTCAGTCATTGCTTCTTGAATTCTAACACTTTGATTTTTCCCATGATGAATAACCTTCACTGCAACTCTAAACTTTCTACTCTTTATCCAGCTAGAATTATCAGTGAATTCTATATCTCCAATTGCTGCAACTCCATCTCTCATAGGAAGGTTCATTTCTCCAGCAAGTAATGGTCTCTTCCCAGATCTTTCCTTCACTATTTTTCCATTGAATTCCTCACTAGTCCAATTCTCTTTTTCTTCAAGTGGAAAATCTCCATCTAGAACCACAATCTCTAGCTTTATAGGGTAAGGAAGACTAGTTGGAACAATTTGGTTATTGTTGGTTTTTTCAACAAGAATTATGCTCATTGGGTTGCCTTCAATGTCAAGTATTCTACAACCTACAAAAATTAGAACATATATAGTTAACTCCGTCGTAATAGTTTAACTTTCAAATCTTAAAAGATACCtttcaatttctttttaaaaCAATCTTGGAAGGTATTGATAGTTATACTGATACTGATACTGTTATTCActgttttttatgataaaaaaaattgcagtTAATTCACACTATGACGACGACAATCAGTATTGTAACACCTGTACCAATCAAAATTGCTGATTATTAGTACCTGTGAAAATTTTGAGGGGAACTTTTTGGTTGAATGAGAGTTGCAAGGTTGATTGTTGATCATTTGGTGCTTGAATGCTTAAAGAAGGTGACCTATTAATGGAACATGGAAAAGACTTTCTTATTGCTTTATCCATCTCTTCACTCACCTAACAAAATGAATCATatataataatcaataaataagGAGTATAAGGTTTATATATACTTTAACTCATATAAATAATGGTAAAACTTTACTAACCACTCTTTTAAGAAAAGGTTCCAAACCTACTAAAAGGTTCTGCATGTTTTGCATTTTTACTGCTTTTTCAATTACACTGCCAAGAAAAATTCaacatatcattcatattataaataatgaatcaaaatatgtatgaatgatgattCTCAAGAAGAAAGGTAGGAAATTCATACGAAGCTAAAGTAGGTTTCATTCTTTTGTCGTTTGGATGATCTTGATCTTGATCATCAGAATCATCAAAGAATCTTTTAGTAGCCATTTTGATTCAAAGAGTATAAGGTTTTGGTGTGTTGTAATATGAGAAATTGATGAAGGTGAGAATAGAGAAGCGAAGGTTGTATAATAATTTgatatttatactaaaaaaatttattgactAAATAATAATGAACATAAAGTAATAATCCGAAGCTTCTTAGAATGTCGGAGGAAATATCCAAGAAAATAGAATAGATAGCCCAAAATTAACAGCGTTGTTGAATATAATATTATCATAAAAGATGTGACGACTTGACATATAGATCAAGAGGACAAGGAAATATACGCTATATGCATCAAAAGTCAACaaataaaactatttaatattaccctttttaaatataactttttttGAGTAAATAAAACTATTCCataatattatatacttttagAAAAAATAAGATGCACTAAAAAATGTGTAAAATAATTgtgttatatttttaattaattatatgtcataattgaatgatgaatttttaTTAGATGATAGTGTAAGTGTGTCAGTGTCATTGTATTGTTCTACTAAATGtccattttaatataaattaattttgtaaagattgAAATATAAGACCAAGAATTAAgaaaattaatcataaaatatttatagaaactaaaatcaaactaaaaaattacataacatataatataatataattcaacCTATGGGATTATCTAATATCACCTAATTTATTCTCTATAATTTCGTTTGGTCTCAGGTATGTACTATTTTAGttatattaattttatcaaacaaaactgttaaattgtaatttaaatttaaatttatttatttacattttaaaCTCTTAGGGAGTTAGTTTTTCTATTAGATATTTTTCTCTAAATCAGTCACCATTGCTTGTATAAAAGTCCCCTAAAGCTCATGTAAATAATAGAAACAATTTAATAggatttcatatttttttaattttaatgtcaTATCATTTCGAATTATAGAAACTTCTATCACAAGGTTTCACAAGTTAACAAAAACtttcacaaattttttttttttatcgaaGTCGTGAATAATTCTTTCGTGGCAATTAAATTTTACAATATAAAACTATTTAGTGATTGTGAGTTGTGACTAAATGGTATACGGAATAACGTATGATCATATATATTTTTGACTAAGAGAAAGGTATGATCATATAATAACTATCTTATATAAGACCATTTAATTCTaagatatttttgttttgttcatCATTCTATATCTTAAAGACAATTTTCATGAAGTTGC from Vicia villosa cultivar HV-30 ecotype Madison, WI linkage group LG4, Vvil1.0, whole genome shotgun sequence encodes the following:
- the LOC131598724 gene encoding protein SAR DEFICIENT 1-like, with amino-acid sequence MATKRFFDDSDDQDQDHPNDKRMKPTLASVIEKAVKMQNMQNLLVGLEPFLKRVVSEEMDKAIRKSFPCSINRSPSLSIQAPNDQQSTLQLSFNQKVPLKIFTGCRILDIEGNPMSIILVEKTNNNQIVPTSLPYPIKLEIVVLDGDFPLEEKENWTSEEFNGKIVKERSGKRPLLAGEMNLPMRDGVAAIGDIEFTDNSSWIKSRKFRVAVKVIHHGKNQSVRIQEAMTEAFVVMDHRGELYKKHYPPMLDDELWRLEKIGKDGAFHTRMNSEGIKTVQDFLKLAVVDTHKLRKILGVGMSDKMWEVTFKHAMTCEMGSKIYIYREPQLVIFLNPICKLIKANINGHEFSSRGLSQINKSYIDKLVKEAYTKWDELEEIDVVLNDNIALLNQGDQIVEHFPNNNQGSVVTTHHQNIASYVPSNKAQMGGSEWLLNQAYATTSFANDFSYAFSGLQSDGEITPSGSGLSDNDGVTRHL